One segment of Candidatus Nitrospira nitrificans DNA contains the following:
- a CDS encoding DUF4160 domain-containing protein yields MPTISTFYGILIKMFFNDHAPPHFHAEYAEFTATVDIRQLRVLEGELPRRALELVLDWAELHQQELLDDWSLCRTKESPKPIAPLL; encoded by the coding sequence ATGCCGACGATCAGTACGTTCTATGGGATTCTGATTAAAATGTTCTTCAATGACCATGCGCCTCCTCATTTCCATGCCGAGTATGCAGAGTTCACAGCTACCGTAGACATTCGGCAGTTGCGTGTCTTGGAAGGCGAGCTGCCTCGTCGAGCGCTAGAGCTTGTGCTCGACTGGGCCGAATTGCACCAGCAAGAATTGCTCGATGATTGGAGTCTCTGCCGGACAAAGGAATCTCCAAAACCCATCGCGCCATTGCTATAG
- a CDS encoding HugZ family pyridoxamine 5'-phosphate oxidase, with translation MSSSRQHNSGPDSDGPDVPEPSHAERAKTLVYLQQTGSLSTLSRKQPGWPFGSVMPYGLDAQGQPVFLLSTMAMHTQNLLGDPRASLLVAPPESRIDPLGAARVTLMGSVTKVPKEEYAEVRACYLDRHANASYWVDYQDFGFFRMALAEMYFVGGFGSMGWVTRADYIAASVDPLADEASNLIRELNSEQAETLLLLARALGDVDAQQATVTALDRLGFHLRFTTPGRMQGGRVAFTDPVRNESEVRAGLAGLAAQVNAGLHVLHSL, from the coding sequence ATGTCTTCATCACGACAACATAACAGCGGGCCGGATTCAGACGGTCCTGATGTTCCAGAACCATCCCATGCCGAGCGGGCGAAGACACTGGTGTACTTGCAACAGACCGGCAGTCTCTCGACACTCTCGCGCAAGCAGCCAGGCTGGCCTTTTGGATCGGTGATGCCCTATGGATTGGATGCCCAGGGACAACCGGTCTTTCTCCTCAGCACGATGGCGATGCATACGCAAAACCTCCTGGGCGATCCACGCGCCAGCTTGCTGGTGGCTCCGCCTGAAAGCAGGATCGATCCCCTTGGAGCGGCCAGGGTCACGTTGATGGGTTCCGTGACCAAGGTGCCGAAAGAGGAGTACGCCGAGGTTCGCGCGTGCTACCTGGATCGCCATGCCAACGCGTCCTACTGGGTGGACTACCAAGATTTCGGTTTCTTCCGCATGGCTCTCGCGGAGATGTACTTTGTCGGAGGGTTCGGGTCGATGGGCTGGGTGACAAGGGCTGACTATATAGCGGCATCCGTGGACCCGCTTGCTGACGAAGCCTCGAATCTGATCCGCGAGCTCAATAGCGAGCAAGCGGAGACGTTATTGCTGCTGGCTCGCGCGTTAGGCGATGTGGACGCGCAGCAGGCCACGGTGACCGCGCTGGATCGGTTGGGATTTCATCTTCGGTTTACCACTCCCGGCCGGATGCAGGGCGGGCGCGTGGCATTTACCGATCCTGTTCGTAATGAGTCAGAAGTCAGAGCGGGCTTGGCCGGCTTGGCCGCTCAGGTGAACGCCGGACTCCACGTCCTGCATTCGCTGTAG
- a CDS encoding DUF2442 domain-containing protein, translated as MYWDVVDVKPLENLGLFVQFADGLSGEVRFTLEHLTGVFEPLKNPTFFKQVFLDHGAIAWPGHIDLAPDAMYREIKEKGVALLT; from the coding sequence ATGTACTGGGATGTGGTGGATGTGAAGCCATTGGAAAATCTAGGACTCTTTGTGCAATTCGCTGATGGGCTATCCGGCGAGGTCCGCTTTACGCTCGAACATCTCACCGGCGTATTCGAACCCCTGAAAAATCCGACTTTCTTCAAACAGGTGTTCCTTGATCATGGTGCGATCGCATGGCCTGGGCACATCGATTTAGCGCCGGATGCGATGTACCGGGAGATCAAGGAAAAGGGTGTAGCACTCCTCACCTGA
- a CDS encoding alpha/beta hydrolase codes for MQPLELIGADGKRIKGDRAHGIDRQILFITGFLSKRWGNKSKALAQWCQEEGWGFCCYDVRGFGESEGQFTDYTLSDWIADARTVLRSIEAGPPVTIVGNSLGSWIAWLVAQEFSAVEELILIAPAFNMMGERAKTISQVRLHDWHTAGWMPWDDDPVHGKWPLSWKWVEESELYWAKTFEHLRPVKTTILHGEQDIVISPDGSRRFTQELLRRDAGFPLDLRLIPGDHRLSSPEHLELFRRLVGRRA; via the coding sequence ATGCAACCACTTGAACTCATCGGCGCGGACGGCAAACGCATCAAGGGCGATCGAGCCCATGGGATCGACCGCCAGATCCTCTTCATCACGGGCTTCTTATCCAAGCGCTGGGGCAACAAGAGCAAGGCGTTGGCGCAATGGTGCCAGGAGGAAGGGTGGGGGTTTTGTTGTTACGATGTGCGTGGGTTCGGAGAATCGGAGGGCCAGTTCACGGACTACACGCTCTCCGATTGGATTGCCGATGCGCGAACGGTGTTGCGGTCGATCGAGGCCGGGCCACCCGTCACCATTGTGGGCAATTCGCTCGGCAGTTGGATCGCATGGCTGGTCGCGCAGGAATTCTCAGCCGTAGAAGAACTGATTTTGATCGCGCCGGCGTTCAATATGATGGGCGAGCGGGCCAAGACCATTTCCCAGGTCCGGCTCCATGACTGGCATACTGCCGGATGGATGCCGTGGGACGACGACCCGGTGCATGGGAAGTGGCCATTGTCCTGGAAGTGGGTGGAGGAGAGCGAACTGTATTGGGCCAAGACGTTCGAGCATCTGCGTCCCGTAAAGACGACCATTCTCCACGGGGAGCAAGATATTGTCATTTCGCCGGATGGAAGCCGGCGGTTCACCCAAGAACTCCTTCGTCGCGATGCCGGTTTTCCACTTGATCTCAGACTGATTCCGGGCGACCATCGGTTGAGTAGTCCCGAACACCTGGAGCTCTTTCGCCGATTGGTCGGGAGGCGAGCCTGA
- the ettA gene encoding energy-dependent translational throttle protein EttA: MATNDKQVIFSLVNVGKVYPPKRQVLREIYLGFYYGAKIGVLGLNGSGKSSLLKIIAGVDPNYTGEIMRSKGYSVGLLEQEPQLDPNKTVKEVVEEGKAELVALMHEYEAVSNKIGEVGPDEMEKLLDKQAQLQEKIEAANGWELESQLDLAMDALRCPPADQKVGTLSGGEKRRVALCRLMIQEPDILLLDEPTNHLDAESVQWLEQHLQQYKGTVIAVTHDRYFLDNVAGWILELDRGHGIPFQGNYSSWLEQKKDRLEKEEKAESKRKKTLEHELEWIRMSPKARQSKGKARLNRYEELVNQKQDQVADDLEIYIPPGPRLGDVVIEANEISKAFGDNVLYEHVNFNLPKGGIVGVVGPNGAGKTTMFKMIIGKEKPDAGTIRVGETVKLGYVDQDRSLDPTKSVYDVISDGQDTIKLGKAEVNARGYCARFNFAGTDQQKKVKDLSGGERNRVHLARMLKEGANLIILDEPTNDLDVNTLRALEEGLENFAGCAVISSHDRWFLDRLATHILAFEGDSKVVWFEGNYSDYEADRKRRLGKDADQPHRIRYRKLTR, translated from the coding sequence ATGGCAACGAACGATAAGCAGGTTATTTTTTCACTCGTCAATGTCGGGAAGGTCTATCCGCCGAAGCGGCAGGTACTGCGAGAGATCTATCTCGGCTTCTACTATGGCGCGAAGATCGGGGTCTTGGGTCTGAACGGTTCCGGCAAGAGCTCGTTGCTCAAGATCATTGCAGGCGTCGATCCGAACTACACGGGCGAGATTATGAGATCCAAGGGCTACAGCGTCGGTCTGCTGGAACAGGAACCGCAGCTGGACCCGAACAAGACGGTCAAGGAAGTGGTCGAAGAGGGCAAGGCCGAACTGGTCGCCCTGATGCACGAATATGAGGCCGTCAGCAATAAGATCGGTGAAGTCGGCCCCGATGAGATGGAGAAGCTGCTCGACAAGCAGGCGCAGCTGCAAGAGAAGATCGAAGCCGCCAATGGGTGGGAGCTGGAAAGCCAGCTTGACCTTGCCATGGATGCATTGCGTTGCCCTCCTGCCGATCAGAAGGTCGGGACACTGTCGGGAGGAGAGAAACGCCGGGTGGCGCTCTGTCGCCTGATGATCCAAGAGCCGGACATTCTGTTGCTCGATGAGCCGACGAACCATCTGGATGCCGAGTCGGTCCAGTGGCTTGAACAGCATCTCCAACAGTACAAGGGCACCGTCATTGCCGTGACCCACGACCGGTACTTTCTCGACAACGTGGCCGGATGGATTTTGGAACTGGACCGGGGGCACGGAATTCCGTTCCAAGGCAATTACAGCTCCTGGTTGGAGCAAAAGAAAGACAGGCTGGAAAAAGAGGAAAAGGCGGAGTCGAAACGGAAGAAGACGCTGGAACATGAGCTGGAATGGATTCGGATGTCGCCGAAGGCCCGGCAATCGAAGGGGAAGGCGCGGTTGAACCGCTATGAGGAACTGGTCAATCAGAAGCAGGACCAAGTGGCGGATGATCTGGAGATTTATATTCCGCCGGGACCGCGGCTCGGGGATGTCGTCATCGAAGCCAACGAGATCAGCAAAGCCTTCGGCGACAACGTGCTCTATGAGCATGTGAATTTCAACCTGCCGAAAGGTGGCATCGTGGGGGTGGTCGGGCCGAACGGCGCCGGGAAGACGACGATGTTCAAGATGATCATCGGCAAGGAAAAGCCGGATGCGGGAACGATTAGGGTCGGCGAGACCGTCAAGCTCGGCTATGTCGATCAGGACCGGAGCCTCGACCCCACCAAGTCCGTGTATGACGTGATTTCTGACGGACAGGATACGATCAAGCTGGGAAAGGCGGAGGTCAATGCCCGAGGCTACTGCGCCCGCTTCAACTTCGCCGGGACGGATCAGCAGAAGAAGGTGAAGGACCTCTCAGGCGGGGAACGCAATCGGGTGCATCTCGCGCGCATGCTGAAAGAGGGCGCGAATCTGATCATTCTCGACGAGCCGACGAACGATCTGGACGTGAATACTCTGCGGGCTCTTGAGGAAGGGCTGGAGAATTTCGCCGGCTGCGCCGTCATCAGCAGCCACGATCGCTGGTTCCTCGACCGGCTCGCCACCCACATCCTCGCCTTTGAAGGCGACAGCAAGGTGGTCTGGTTTGAAGGAAATTATAGCGACTACGAAGCGGATCGGAAGAGGCGTTTGGGCAAAGACGCCGATCAGCCTCACCGGATTCGGTACCGCAAGCTCACCCGCTAA